The window GTAGCGATTTCTGCCACCAGTTCCGGTGCCCCTTCAAGGTAGCCATCCTCACTAATGCGTGAGGTGCCGCCAGTTTCAATGCGCAACAGGGCATCGGGTTGGGGTTCGTTGTCCATATCCAGTCGGATGGTGACATTGTCTGAACCACTGATACCAGGTGTGGCTGTGCAATATACCCCTAACCAGGTAATTAAGCTGAAATGCGGATTTCCATGAAAGACTCGCACTGGAGATGCCACGTAAACCACTCCTTCAATCAGTTCGGCCTTGAATTTTTCGGGAGTTGCCTGGTAACGGCGCTCAAACTCTGCCCGAGTCAGGCGATCGCCACTCTCTAAAGGGGGAACAAGGCGTGGTTGTGGCGGTTGTTGCAAGACCATAATCAATCCCTAGGATA is drawn from Cyanobacteriota bacterium and contains these coding sequences:
- a CDS encoding Uma2 family endonuclease, producing the protein MVLQQPPQPRLVPPLESGDRLTRAEFERRYQATPEKFKAELIEGVVYVASPVRVFHGNPHFSLITWLGVYCTATPGISGSDNVTIRLDMDNEPQPDALLRIETGGTSRISEDGYLEGAPELVAEIATSSAAIDLGAKKNAYRRNGVQEYLVWQTFENRFSWFRLQSEAFVLVEPDGDGVIRSTAFPGLWLAVDALLAGRMMQVLNVLQAGIADPAHQAFVQELAGRSQKSSD